The following coding sequences are from one Rutidosis leptorrhynchoides isolate AG116_Rl617_1_P2 chromosome 11, CSIRO_AGI_Rlap_v1, whole genome shotgun sequence window:
- the LOC139876617 gene encoding uncharacterized protein, producing MGFSSVYRVLQEVFPQVDSRVLKAVAIEHSKDADGAVEAVLVEVLPKLPKPSPVVSSVNASTSFASQSEDRSKGLKIQEIVDLHNVNSHFQEQSSVDHSSSSNETSTALVGDSSFYDANDETEDADDARLTLITSKVLVENVPSLDNSVISERAVSGSVHDGDHTLALNASVSASASAANYNNYIHLDVDTLKLDASATVLKDDEYVHMDVDNETITASGINCEKVVADITCESGSSSLKSGSEKGDDFEAENVGSEDESNMTSVLTNSLQNCNTELLEEIIEDARNNKDALVSAMNSVVDLMKEVESKEKAAEEAKEEANRGCSDIYAKVDELKQALNRAKEANDMHAGEVHAEKAILATELKELQFRLFTLSDERNKSLEILEEMRKALEVRLAAALEEIKAAEEGKLEKVKLAKEALVSQESEMETVVEESKRLKLEAEENTKLQEFLMDRGRAIDILQGEFSVKFQDVLLLKEKFDKRIPLSRSLSSSEKSSILASSSSSFRSTVFRVDYDQETFETPKKGAELDNSYEVFDNNTKYEETNAPPKSETETTYPVADNGSPYVDEKKLKDRKALIEAEWELFENEDFMIRN from the exons ATGGGGTTCAGTTCAGTATATAGGGTGTTACAAGAAGTCTTTCCACAG GTTGATTCTCGTGTGCTGAAAGCTGTGGCAATAGAACACAGTAAGGATGCTGACGGAGCAGTTGAAGCTGTTCTTGTTGAGGTTTTACCGAAGCTTCCAAAACCGTCACCTGTGGTTAGCTCTGTTAATGCAAGCACAAGTTTTGCAAGTCAATCTGAAG ATCGAAGCAAGGGTTTAAAGATTCAGGAAATTGTGGATTTACATAATGTTAATTCACATTTTCAAGAACAATCAAGTGTAGATCATTCTTCGAGTTCTAATGAAACTTCAACTG CTCTAGTTGGTGACTCTTCTTTCTATGATGCAAATGATGAAACCGAAGACGCTGATGATGCACGACTAACACTAATCACATCCAAAGTTTTAGTCGAAAATGTCCCATCGCTCGATAACTCAGTCATAAGTGAGCGTGCAGTTTCGGGATCTGTTCATGATGGGGACCACACACTTGCATTAAATGCATCTGTATCTGCATCTGCATCTGCTGCAAATTACAATAACTACATACATTTGGATGTTGATACACTTAAGCTGGATGCATCTGCAACTGTGTTAAAAGATGATGAATATGTACATATGGATGTTGATAATGAAACAATAACTGCTTCGGGAATTAATTGTGAAAAGGTTGTAGCTGATATTACTTGTGAATCGGGTTCGAGTTCTTTGAAAAGTGGTTCTGAAAAGGGAGATGATTTTGAAGCTGAGAATGTTGGTTCAGAGGATGAGTCTAATATGACGTCTGTGTTAACTAATTCGTTACAAAACTGTAATACTGAGCTTCTTGAGGAGATTATTGAAGATGCGAGGAATAATaag GATGCTCTTGTATCTGCTATGAATTCGGTTGTTGACCTAATGAAAGAGGTAGAATCAAAGGAAAAAGCTGCTGAAGAAGCAAAAGAGGAAGCCAATAGGGGTTGCTCAGATATCTATGCAAAAGTCGATGAGCTTAAACAAGCACTTAATCGTGCAAAAGAAGCAAACGACATG CATGCTGGAGAAGTACATGCAGAGAAGGCGATTCTTGCTACGGAGTTGAAGGAGCTTCAGTTTCGTTTGTTTACTCTATCAGATGAAAGAAACAAATCACTTGAAATTCTTGAAGag ATGCGTAAAGCATTAGAGGTGAGGTTGGCAGCAGCTTTAGAAGAAATTAAGGCAGCAGAGGAAGGAAAGTTGGAAAAAGTGAAGTTGGCTAAAGAAGCGCTTGTGTCTCAAGAAAGCGAAATGGAAACGGTAGTCGAAGAATCTAAAAGGCTGAAATTAGAAGCAGAGGAAAATACTAAA CTTCAAGAGTTTTTGATGGATCGTGGTCGTGCAATTGATATCTTACa AGGAGAGTTTTCAGTGAAATTTCAGGACGTGTTGCTTCTCAAGGAGAAATTCGACAAACGAATACCGTTATCTCGATCGCTATCATCTAGCGAAAAGTCATCAATTCTAGCTTCGTCAAGCTCATCGTTCAGAAGTACTGTTTTTCGTGTTGACTATGACCAGGAAACATTTGAAACTCCAAAGAAGGGTGCTGAGCTGGACAATTCGTACGaggtttttgataataatacaaaaTATGAGGAAACTAATGCACCACCTAAGTCTGAAACAGAAACCACATATCCTGTTGCTGATAATGGTAGTCCGTATGTAGATGAAAAGAAGTTGAAGGATCGTAAGGCACTTATTGAAGCTGAATGGGAGTTATTCGAAAATGAAGATTTTATGATCCGTAATTAA